One window of Futiania mangrovi genomic DNA carries:
- the hslU gene encoding ATP-dependent protease ATPase subunit HslU produces MTHFSPREIVSELDRYIVGQTAAKRAVAQALRNRWRRQQLESPLKDEVLPKNILMIGPTGVGKTEISRRLARLAEAPFLKVEATKFTEVGYVGRDVESIVRDLVEIAISQQRETARKAVEAQAQLKAEERVLEAIVGPSAQEGTRETFRRKLRSGELDDREIEVEVPDQGGAPMLDIPGMPGGAGMIDLSEMLGKAFGGRRRKRKMTVRESHKVLVQDEADKLIDTDRITREAIHAVENNGIVFLDEIDKICARSEMKGGDVSREGVQRDLLPLIEGTSVPTKHGTVKTDHILFIASGAFHLAKPSDLLPELQGRLPIRVELEALTRDDFRRILTEPEASLVKQYKALLGTEGVTLDFTEDGIDALADIAAEANRTVENIGARRLHTVLERVLDEISFTATDKPGESVTIDRAYVDDRVADIARNADLSRFIL; encoded by the coding sequence ATGACTCACTTCTCCCCCCGCGAGATCGTCTCCGAGCTCGACCGCTACATCGTTGGCCAGACAGCGGCGAAGCGCGCGGTCGCCCAGGCCCTGCGCAACCGCTGGCGCCGGCAGCAGCTCGAAAGCCCGCTCAAGGACGAGGTTCTACCGAAGAACATCCTGATGATCGGCCCGACCGGCGTCGGAAAGACGGAGATCTCGCGCCGTCTCGCCCGCCTTGCCGAAGCGCCCTTCCTGAAGGTCGAGGCGACCAAGTTCACAGAGGTCGGCTATGTCGGCCGCGACGTGGAATCGATCGTCCGCGACCTCGTCGAGATCGCGATCAGCCAGCAGCGCGAAACCGCGCGCAAGGCGGTGGAGGCACAGGCGCAGCTGAAGGCGGAGGAGCGTGTTCTCGAGGCGATCGTCGGCCCGTCGGCGCAGGAGGGCACGCGCGAAACCTTCCGCCGCAAGCTGCGCTCCGGGGAACTCGACGACCGCGAGATCGAGGTCGAGGTGCCGGATCAGGGCGGGGCGCCCATGCTCGACATCCCGGGCATGCCGGGCGGGGCGGGGATGATCGACCTGTCGGAGATGCTCGGCAAGGCGTTCGGCGGCCGCCGCCGCAAGCGCAAGATGACGGTGCGGGAGAGCCACAAGGTGCTGGTGCAGGACGAGGCCGACAAGCTGATCGATACAGACCGCATCACGCGCGAGGCGATCCACGCGGTGGAGAACAACGGCATCGTCTTCCTCGACGAGATCGACAAGATCTGCGCGCGCAGCGAGATGAAGGGCGGCGACGTCAGCCGCGAGGGGGTACAGCGCGACCTCCTGCCCCTGATCGAGGGCACCAGCGTGCCCACCAAGCACGGGACGGTGAAGACCGATCACATCCTGTTCATCGCGTCGGGCGCGTTCCACTTGGCCAAACCGTCGGACCTGCTGCCGGAGCTTCAGGGCCGCCTGCCGATCCGGGTCGAGCTGGAGGCACTGACGCGCGACGACTTCCGCCGGATCCTGACCGAGCCCGAGGCGAGCCTCGTCAAGCAATACAAGGCGCTGCTGGGGACCGAGGGCGTCACCCTCGACTTCACCGAGGACGGCATCGATGCGCTGGCCGACATCGCCGCGGAAGCGAACCGCACGGTCGAGAACATCGGCGCGCGCCGCCTGCACACGGTTCTGGAGCGCGTGCTGGACGAGATCAGCTTCACCGCGACGGACAAGCCGGGCGAATCCGTCACGATCGACCGCGCCTACGTCGACGACCGCGTCGCCGACATCGCCCGCAACGCGGACCTGAGCCGATTTATCTTGTGA
- the hisA gene encoding 1-(5-phosphoribosyl)-5-[(5-phosphoribosylamino)methylideneamino]imidazole-4-carboxamide isomerase, translated as MILYPAIDLKDGACVRLFKGEMDKATVFNDDPAAQAAKFENEGFRWLHLVDLNGAFAGRPINADAVRGILNAITIPAQLGGGIRDMATIEMWLDAGVRRVILGTVAVRDPELVKTACKAHPGRIVLGIDAKGGKVAVEGWAETSELTVIDLARRFEDAGAAAIVYTDVDRDGALTGVNVEATLALADAVSTPVIASGGVAGMDDLRALKAANHPNIDGVISGRAIYDGRIDPAAALALLQD; from the coding sequence ATGATCCTCTACCCCGCGATCGACCTGAAGGACGGTGCCTGCGTCCGCCTCTTCAAGGGCGAGATGGACAAGGCGACCGTCTTCAACGACGACCCTGCGGCGCAGGCGGCCAAGTTCGAGAACGAGGGTTTTCGCTGGCTGCACCTGGTCGACCTCAATGGTGCATTCGCGGGCAGGCCGATCAATGCGGACGCAGTACGCGGCATTCTGAATGCGATCACGATCCCGGCGCAGCTCGGGGGCGGGATTCGCGACATGGCGACCATCGAGATGTGGCTCGATGCGGGCGTGCGGCGCGTCATCCTCGGCACCGTGGCCGTGCGCGACCCCGAGCTGGTGAAGACCGCGTGCAAGGCCCATCCCGGCCGCATCGTGCTCGGGATCGATGCAAAGGGTGGCAAGGTTGCGGTCGAAGGCTGGGCCGAAACGTCGGAACTGACCGTCATCGACCTTGCCCGGCGGTTCGAGGACGCGGGTGCGGCCGCGATTGTCTACACCGACGTGGACCGGGACGGCGCGCTGACAGGTGTGAATGTGGAGGCCACCCTTGCGCTGGCCGATGCCGTCTCGACACCCGTGATCGCAAGCGGCGGCGTCGCCGGCATGGACGATCTGAGGGCGCTCAAGGCCGCCAACCATCCCAACATCGACGGCGTGATCTCGGGCCGCGCAATCTATGACGGGCGCATCGACCCCGCGGCCGCGCTGGCCCTCCTGCAGGACTGA
- the hisB gene encoding imidazoleglycerol-phosphate dehydratase HisB translates to MRIGRAARTTKETSVEVEVNLDGSGVYDVETGIGFLDHMLEQLSRHSLIDLKVRAKGDLHIDFHHTTEDTGIVVGLAVADALGDYRGIRRYGSALIPMDETLTRVALDVSKRPYLIWKVAFTRPKLGDMDTELFKEWFQAFAQAAGITLHVENLYGENNHHIVESSYKALARALRMAVEIDPRAADAVPSTKGTLGN, encoded by the coding sequence ATGCGGATCGGACGCGCGGCACGCACGACCAAGGAAACGAGCGTCGAGGTGGAGGTGAACCTCGACGGTTCCGGCGTTTATGACGTCGAGACGGGGATCGGTTTCCTCGATCACATGCTCGAACAGCTTTCGCGCCATTCCCTCATCGATCTCAAGGTCCGGGCCAAGGGCGATCTGCACATCGACTTCCATCACACGACGGAGGATACCGGCATCGTGGTCGGTCTCGCGGTGGCGGATGCGCTCGGGGACTACCGGGGCATCCGGCGGTATGGCTCGGCGCTGATCCCGATGGACGAGACGCTGACGCGCGTCGCGCTGGACGTGTCCAAGCGGCCCTACCTCATCTGGAAGGTCGCCTTCACCCGGCCCAAGCTGGGCGACATGGATACCGAACTCTTCAAGGAGTGGTTCCAGGCCTTTGCGCAGGCAGCCGGTATTACCCTGCACGTGGAGAACCTCTACGGCGAGAACAACCACCACATCGTGGAGTCGTCCTACAAGGCGCTGGCGCGGGCGCTGCGCATGGCGGTCGAGATCGACCCGCGCGCGGCCGACGCCGTACCGTCGACCAAGGGCACCCTGGGGAACTGA
- the hslV gene encoding ATP-dependent protease subunit HslV codes for MGNEHGTLPWHGTTILSVRKGGKVVMAGDGQVSVGPTVMKSSARKVRRIGNGKILAGFAGATADAFTLLERLEAKLEQHPDQLIRACVELAKDWRTDRYLRRLEAMMAVADARVSLVLTGQGDVLEPDDGVIGIGSGGSYALAAARALMDTDADAEAVARKAMKIAGEICVYTNDAVIVETLDAEV; via the coding sequence ATGGGCAACGAACACGGTACTCTTCCCTGGCACGGCACGACCATCCTGTCGGTGCGCAAGGGCGGCAAGGTGGTGATGGCCGGTGACGGGCAGGTGTCCGTCGGCCCCACCGTCATGAAATCGAGCGCGCGCAAGGTGCGCCGCATCGGCAATGGCAAGATCCTCGCGGGTTTCGCGGGCGCGACGGCGGACGCCTTCACGCTGCTGGAGCGGCTGGAGGCGAAGCTGGAGCAGCATCCCGACCAACTGATCCGTGCCTGCGTGGAACTTGCGAAGGACTGGCGCACCGACCGCTACCTGCGCCGGCTCGAGGCCATGATGGCGGTCGCGGACGCGCGCGTCAGCCTCGTCCTCACCGGACAGGGCGACGTGCTGGAGCCTGACGACGGCGTCATCGGGATCGGCTCGGGCGGGTCCTACGCGCTTGCCGCGGCCCGCGCACTGATGGACACGGACGCCGACGCAGAGGCGGTCGCCCGCAAGGCCATGAAGATCGCCGGCGAAATCTGCGTCTACACGAACGACGCGGTGATCGTCGAAACGCTGGACGCTGAGGTATGA
- a CDS encoding (Fe-S)-binding protein, whose translation MSDNGPGISGAPRVALFVTCLVDMIRPNVGFAALKLLEEAGCIVEVPEAQTCCGQPAFNSGARAQAAAVARAMIPLFEGYDFVVVPSGSCGGMIVKHYPEVLADDPHWGPRALALAAKTHELVSFLTDVRGMTGVAARYDGTVTYHDSCSGLRELKVKGQPRALLDGMAGLTRVDLPDEETCCGFGGTFCVKYPEVSTAMVSKKVARVAETGADTLLAGDMGCLMNMAGRLSREGKPVKVYHVAEVLAGMAGVPPIAAPDKGGRS comes from the coding sequence GTGTCGGATAACGGTCCCGGAATCAGCGGTGCGCCGCGTGTGGCGCTGTTCGTGACCTGCCTGGTCGACATGATCCGGCCCAATGTAGGTTTTGCCGCGCTCAAACTGCTCGAGGAGGCCGGGTGCATCGTCGAGGTGCCGGAAGCCCAGACCTGCTGTGGCCAGCCGGCGTTCAATTCCGGCGCCCGCGCACAGGCCGCGGCCGTCGCCCGTGCCATGATCCCGCTGTTTGAGGGGTATGACTTCGTGGTCGTGCCCTCCGGGTCTTGTGGCGGCATGATCGTGAAACATTACCCGGAAGTCCTGGCCGACGACCCGCACTGGGGCCCGCGTGCGCTCGCGCTGGCGGCGAAAACCCACGAACTGGTCTCCTTCCTCACGGACGTGCGCGGTATGACCGGCGTGGCGGCCCGGTATGACGGCACGGTGACCTATCACGATTCCTGCTCGGGCCTGCGCGAACTGAAGGTGAAGGGCCAGCCGCGCGCACTGCTGGACGGTATGGCCGGCCTGACCCGGGTCGACCTGCCGGACGAGGAGACATGCTGCGGCTTCGGCGGCACCTTCTGCGTCAAGTACCCGGAGGTGTCGACAGCCATGGTCTCCAAGAAGGTCGCCAGGGTGGCGGAGACGGGGGCCGATACGCTGCTTGCGGGCGACATGGGGTGTCTCATGAACATGGCCGGCCGGCTCTCCCGCGAGGGCAAGCCTGTGAAGGTCTATCACGTGGCGGAGGTACTGGCCGGTATGGCCGGCGTTCCTCCGATCGCCGCACCGGACAAGGGGGGCCGCTCGTGA
- a CDS encoding Smr/MutS family protein translates to MTRRRRHLTRDEIALWSHVTQDVRPRDHASRAALDSGSDHPGVTGSPETEGAPPKAGAAGGEIGGPTRPSRSAKARKPQIAQGPVHVPPAERRLPSPVSERGHIIGLDRRTSARLRRGEIAPDRRLDLHGLRQEDAYAAFVTAVRTAHAQGLRCLLVITGKGERHKAPAFDLFDRPGILRESLPLWAARPELSATIAACVPASRRHGGAGAFYLYLRRKG, encoded by the coding sequence ATGACACGCCGCCGCCGCCATCTGACGCGCGATGAGATCGCCCTCTGGAGCCACGTCACGCAGGACGTGCGCCCGCGCGATCATGCGAGCCGGGCCGCTCTCGACAGCGGCAGCGATCATCCGGGCGTGACCGGGTCGCCGGAGACCGAGGGCGCACCGCCGAAAGCGGGCGCGGCGGGCGGTGAGATCGGGGGCCCTACCCGGCCCTCCCGGTCCGCCAAGGCTCGCAAGCCGCAGATCGCACAAGGTCCCGTCCATGTGCCGCCGGCCGAGCGCCGCTTGCCGAGCCCGGTGTCCGAGCGCGGTCATATCATCGGCCTCGACCGCAGGACGTCCGCGCGCCTGCGCCGGGGGGAGATCGCGCCCGACCGTCGCCTCGACCTGCATGGGCTGCGCCAGGAGGACGCCTACGCTGCCTTCGTCACCGCCGTCCGCACGGCGCACGCGCAGGGTCTCCGCTGTCTCCTCGTCATCACGGGCAAGGGGGAGCGGCACAAGGCCCCGGCCTTCGACCTGTTCGACCGTCCGGGCATCCTGCGCGAGAGCCTGCCGCTCTGGGCTGCGCGGCCGGAGCTTTCCGCGACGATCGCGGCCTGCGTCCCGGCGTCCCGCCGTCATGGCGGCGCGGGCGCGTTCTACCTTTATCTGCGGCGGAAGGGCTGA
- the hisH gene encoding imidazole glycerol phosphate synthase subunit HisH, whose product MQIAILDYGSGNLRSAAKAVERAAREAGISAAVHVTDDPALVRAADRVILPGVGAFGDCAAGLAAVEGLRDALIARVMGDGVPFLGVCVGMQLMATRGLEHGSHDGLDWIAGEVRALTPADPALKIPHMGWNTLRLRSAHPILDGIADGDHAYFVHSYHLVPESRACVLAETDYGGPVTAIVGRDNLVGTQFHPEKSQVTGLRLIANFLRWRP is encoded by the coding sequence ATGCAGATCGCGATTCTGGACTACGGATCCGGAAATCTCCGATCCGCCGCGAAGGCCGTGGAGCGTGCGGCGCGGGAGGCGGGGATTTCTGCGGCGGTGCATGTCACCGACGATCCGGCGCTTGTCCGGGCGGCTGACCGTGTCATCCTGCCGGGCGTGGGCGCCTTCGGCGACTGCGCGGCCGGTCTTGCCGCGGTCGAGGGTCTGCGCGATGCGCTGATCGCGCGGGTGATGGGCGACGGTGTCCCCTTCCTCGGCGTCTGCGTAGGCATGCAGCTCATGGCGACGCGGGGCCTGGAGCACGGATCGCACGACGGTCTCGACTGGATCGCGGGGGAGGTGCGGGCGCTGACGCCCGCCGACCCGGCGTTGAAAATCCCGCACATGGGCTGGAACACGCTGCGGCTGCGCAGTGCCCACCCCATTCTCGACGGGATCGCCGACGGCGACCATGCCTATTTCGTGCACTCCTACCACTTGGTGCCCGAGAGCCGCGCCTGTGTGCTGGCGGAGACGGACTATGGCGGACCCGTGACGGCCATCGTCGGGCGCGACAACCTGGTCGGTACGCAATTCCATCCCGAGAAGAGCCAGGTCACCGGCCTGCGCCTGATCGCCAATTTCCTGAGGTGGCGTCCATGA
- a CDS encoding LutB/LldF family L-lactate oxidation iron-sulfur protein has translation MTQLDPKSFKKNAHNALTDTELQRAMAKAERNFLAKRLGAVNKLPEFEALRDEARGIKNHVLAHLDLYLEAFETRVQEAGGHVHWCATPEEARAAVLKICQEKGAKTVTKGKSMIGEEIEINGFLERHGIEPVETDLGEYIIQLAGETPSHIIGPAVHKTKEQVADLFLKHHEKLGYTRRLTEGEEMVAEARAILRQRYLEADVGITGANFLIAETGSTVIVTNEGNGDLTQSLPRTHIVLASIEKIVPTLEDVSTILRVLARSATGQEFSVYTTFSTGPKRQGDADGPDDFHVILLDNGRTRLLGTEFEEVLRCIRCGACMNHCPVYATVGGHAYGSVYMGPIGAVLTPNLVGLADGRHLPNASTFCGRCEEVCPMRIPLPKLMRSWREKSFAQGESPAAERFGISLWSWAAARPWAYRIGVDLASRVLSVLARGRGRYPALPLAEGWTDGRDLPAPPPGGTFMAQYKAKGGRR, from the coding sequence GTGACCCAGCTCGATCCGAAGTCCTTCAAGAAGAACGCCCACAACGCGCTGACCGATACCGAGTTGCAGCGCGCCATGGCGAAGGCGGAGCGCAACTTCCTCGCCAAGCGGCTCGGCGCGGTGAACAAGCTGCCGGAGTTCGAGGCCCTGCGCGACGAGGCGCGTGGCATCAAGAACCATGTGCTGGCCCATCTCGACCTATATCTGGAGGCGTTCGAGACGCGCGTGCAGGAAGCGGGCGGCCACGTCCACTGGTGCGCCACGCCCGAGGAAGCGCGGGCCGCCGTCCTCAAGATCTGCCAGGAGAAGGGCGCGAAGACCGTCACCAAGGGCAAGTCGATGATCGGCGAGGAGATCGAGATCAACGGCTTCCTGGAGCGTCACGGGATCGAGCCGGTCGAAACCGACCTCGGCGAATACATCATCCAGCTTGCGGGTGAGACGCCCTCCCACATCATCGGCCCCGCCGTCCACAAGACGAAGGAGCAGGTGGCCGACCTCTTTCTCAAGCATCACGAGAAGCTGGGATATACCCGCCGCCTGACCGAGGGAGAGGAGATGGTGGCGGAGGCGCGCGCCATCCTGCGCCAGCGCTACCTGGAGGCCGACGTCGGTATTACCGGTGCGAACTTCCTGATCGCCGAGACCGGCTCGACCGTCATCGTCACGAACGAGGGAAATGGCGACCTGACCCAATCCCTGCCGCGCACCCACATCGTGCTCGCCTCCATCGAGAAGATCGTGCCGACGCTCGAGGATGTCTCAACCATCCTGCGCGTGCTTGCGCGCTCCGCCACGGGGCAGGAGTTCTCGGTCTACACGACCTTCTCCACCGGGCCGAAGCGGCAGGGCGACGCGGACGGGCCCGACGACTTCCACGTCATCCTGCTCGACAACGGACGGACGCGGCTGCTGGGTACGGAGTTCGAGGAGGTGCTGCGCTGCATCCGCTGCGGGGCCTGCATGAACCATTGCCCGGTCTATGCAACCGTGGGCGGTCATGCCTATGGCTCGGTCTACATGGGGCCCATCGGGGCGGTGCTGACGCCCAACCTGGTAGGGCTTGCGGACGGGCGGCATCTGCCCAACGCCTCGACCTTCTGCGGACGGTGCGAGGAAGTCTGCCCCATGCGCATCCCGCTGCCGAAGCTGATGCGCAGCTGGCGGGAGAAATCGTTCGCGCAAGGCGAGAGCCCGGCGGCGGAACGCTTCGGGATTTCGCTCTGGTCCTGGGCGGCGGCACGGCCCTGGGCCTACCGGATCGGGGTCGATCTGGCGTCGCGGGTCCTGTCGGTTCTGGCGCGCGGTCGCGGGCGCTACCCGGCCCTACCGCTGGCGGAGGGCTGGACCGACGGGCGCGATCTGCCCGCCCCGCCGCCGGGGGGCACCTTCATGGCGCAATACAAGGCGAAAGGGGGCCGCCGATGA
- a CDS encoding LutC/YkgG family protein has product MSRESMLGAIRRATGRSGNEAEARRTVEARLAAHARNLVPARGAEDATRVDRFAEMAEYHAASLARVASDGDIPAAVAAFIRRHNLPARVKIAPDPALGGLDWSGTALDTATGVAEATDEVGLAAAFAGVAETGTLMLHSGPERSTTLNFLPENHVVVIRASQIVGSYEDGWAHLREMGGGKPGFMPRTVNFITGPSRTADIEQTIFMGAHGPKRLHIVLVEDA; this is encoded by the coding sequence ATGAGCCGGGAGAGCATGCTTGGCGCCATCCGCCGCGCCACGGGTCGCAGCGGCAACGAGGCCGAGGCACGCCGCACCGTCGAGGCGCGGCTTGCAGCCCACGCCCGCAACCTCGTCCCGGCCCGTGGGGCGGAGGATGCAACCCGCGTCGACCGCTTCGCGGAGATGGCGGAATACCATGCGGCAAGCCTGGCCCGCGTCGCCTCCGATGGCGACATCCCCGCGGCGGTCGCTGCCTTCATCCGCCGGCACAATCTGCCCGCACGGGTGAAGATCGCACCCGATCCGGCGCTGGGCGGCCTCGACTGGTCGGGAACCGCGCTCGACACCGCGACCGGGGTCGCCGAGGCGACCGACGAGGTCGGGCTCGCCGCCGCCTTCGCCGGGGTGGCGGAAACGGGCACGCTGATGCTGCATTCAGGGCCTGAGCGGTCGACCACGCTCAATTTCCTGCCCGAGAACCATGTCGTCGTGATCCGCGCCTCGCAGATCGTCGGATCCTACGAGGACGGTTGGGCGCACTTGCGCGAGATGGGCGGGGGAAAGCCCGGTTTCATGCCACGCACGGTCAATTTCATCACCGGGCCGTCGCGCACGGCGGATATCGAACAGACGATCTTCATGGGCGCGCACGGGCCGAAGCGGCTGCACATCGTGCTGGTCGAGGATGCGTAA
- a CDS encoding DUF2628 domain-containing protein has product MRVYTVHVRDTLEDAVFVRDGFAWLAFLFPAVWLLVHRLWWETLGYVVLAGLLFAGLGAAGVAEVAMQVAFAALNLLVGFEANELLRSALGRRGWTEMGSVVARNTEEAEVRFYADPPMPVRRTAPAERPWSGSGEQRPVDLRPAGPGRPRAVPSTPLGVFPEA; this is encoded by the coding sequence ATGCGGGTCTACACCGTTCACGTCCGCGACACTCTCGAAGACGCGGTCTTCGTGCGCGACGGGTTTGCCTGGCTGGCTTTCCTGTTCCCCGCGGTATGGCTGCTCGTCCACCGGCTGTGGTGGGAGACGCTGGGTTATGTGGTGCTGGCGGGCTTGCTGTTCGCCGGTCTCGGTGCTGCCGGCGTTGCGGAGGTCGCGATGCAGGTAGCGTTCGCCGCGCTCAACCTGTTGGTGGGTTTCGAGGCCAACGAGTTGCTGCGCAGCGCGCTCGGCCGCCGCGGCTGGACCGAGATGGGGTCGGTGGTCGCGCGCAATACGGAGGAGGCGGAAGTGCGCTTCTATGCCGATCCGCCCATGCCGGTGCGCCGGACGGCGCCGGCGGAGCGTCCCTGGTCCGGGTCCGGCGAGCAGCGGCCCGTCGATTTGCGTCCCGCGGGCCCGGGCCGGCCGCGCGCCGTGCCGTCGACGCCGCTCGGCGTGTTTCCGGAGGCTTGA
- the mltA gene encoding murein transglycosylase A: MRRGRARIGFILGCLVGLAAGIAFVPALDLIGRLVTPQPEPPAPPPAMVLAPAGWADLPGWAADDHAAARVAVQRTCSRFSRLAGDAAAGPDPRLGRAGDWAAACAALAAADDPRAGFEDAFLPVHVFAGSAAEGLFTGYYEPQLTGSRTRGGPYQTPLLTRPADLVDVDLGAFRESLKGQRIAGRVEGNRLRPYPAREAIVDGALPAEDLALVWVDDPVAAFFLQIQGSGRVALEDGSVMRVGYAGQNGHPYTAIGRVLVAEGQIPREAVSLQSIRAWLAEHPDRAQEVMNANASYVFFREIEERDTDLGPPGATGVPLTPGRSLAVDRTHHAMGAPVFVATLLPQQPGAAEGPTAWQRLMVAQDTGGAIVGPVRGDIFFGFGEEAEWLAGHMQSQGRMWLLLPRPVAAGLATDGEAASGS; the protein is encoded by the coding sequence ATGCGGCGTGGCCGCGCCCGCATCGGATTTATTCTGGGCTGTCTCGTCGGCCTTGCGGCCGGGATCGCCTTCGTCCCCGCGCTCGACCTGATAGGACGTCTCGTGACCCCGCAGCCCGAACCGCCCGCGCCGCCGCCGGCCATGGTCCTGGCACCGGCAGGGTGGGCCGATCTGCCGGGATGGGCGGCGGACGATCACGCTGCCGCCCGGGTCGCGGTGCAGCGCACCTGCAGCCGGTTCTCCCGGCTCGCCGGTGACGCGGCGGCGGGACCCGATCCGCGCCTTGGCCGCGCGGGCGACTGGGCAGCGGCGTGCGCCGCGCTTGCTGCCGCGGACGATCCCCGTGCAGGCTTCGAGGATGCCTTTCTCCCGGTACATGTCTTTGCGGGAAGCGCTGCGGAAGGACTGTTTACCGGGTACTACGAGCCGCAGCTCACCGGATCGCGGACCCGCGGCGGGCCCTACCAGACGCCCCTGCTGACCCGTCCCGCCGACCTGGTGGATGTCGATCTGGGCGCATTTCGCGAAAGCCTCAAGGGCCAACGCATCGCCGGACGCGTCGAGGGCAACCGGCTGCGGCCCTACCCGGCGCGGGAGGCTATCGTGGATGGTGCCCTGCCGGCGGAGGATCTTGCGCTCGTCTGGGTCGACGACCCGGTCGCGGCCTTCTTCCTGCAGATCCAGGGCTCGGGCCGGGTCGCGCTGGAAGACGGATCCGTCATGCGGGTCGGTTATGCTGGTCAGAACGGGCATCCCTACACCGCCATCGGACGTGTTTTGGTCGCCGAGGGGCAGATCCCGCGGGAAGCGGTCTCCCTTCAATCGATCCGCGCCTGGCTGGCCGAACATCCCGATCGCGCCCAGGAGGTGATGAACGCGAATGCCTCCTACGTCTTTTTCCGCGAGATCGAGGAGCGCGATACCGATCTCGGCCCTCCCGGGGCTACCGGGGTTCCGCTGACCCCCGGACGCAGCCTGGCGGTGGACCGGACCCATCACGCCATGGGCGCACCCGTCTTTGTTGCAACCTTGCTGCCGCAACAGCCGGGTGCAGCGGAAGGCCCAACCGCCTGGCAGCGCCTCATGGTCGCGCAGGATACCGGCGGGGCCATCGTCGGCCCGGTGCGCGGCGACATCTTCTTCGGCTTCGGGGAGGAGGCGGAATGGCTGGCCGGTCACATGCAGTCGCAGGGACGGATGTGGCTTCTGCTTCCTCGCCCGGTGGCCGCCGGGCTCGCGACAGACGGCGAGGCCGCATCCGGATCCTGA
- the hisF gene encoding imidazole glycerol phosphate synthase subunit HisF has product MLKTRIIPCLDVKDGRVVKGVNFVDLRDAGDPVEQARIYDAAGADELCFLDITASHENRDTIFDVVARTAEQCFMPLTVGGGVRAVEDIRKLLVAGADKVSINTAAVKDRSFVARAAEKFGAQCIVVAIDAKAVAPGKWEIFTHGGRTPTGIDAVDYAREVVALGAGEILLTSMDRDGTKAGFDIPLTRTIADAVTVPVIASGGVGTLDHLVEGVLEGHASAVLAASIFHFGTYTIAEAKAHMAAAGVPVRLL; this is encoded by the coding sequence ATGCTGAAGACCCGCATCATCCCCTGTCTCGATGTGAAGGACGGCCGCGTCGTGAAGGGCGTGAACTTCGTAGACCTGCGCGACGCGGGCGACCCCGTTGAGCAAGCGCGCATCTATGACGCGGCGGGCGCGGACGAGTTGTGTTTCCTCGACATCACGGCCAGCCACGAGAACCGGGACACCATCTTCGACGTGGTTGCCCGCACGGCCGAGCAATGCTTCATGCCGCTGACCGTGGGTGGGGGCGTGCGCGCGGTCGAGGATATCCGCAAGCTCCTGGTCGCAGGCGCCGACAAGGTCTCGATCAACACGGCAGCGGTCAAGGACCGATCCTTCGTCGCACGCGCTGCGGAAAAGTTCGGCGCGCAATGCATCGTCGTCGCCATCGACGCCAAGGCGGTCGCTCCGGGCAAGTGGGAGATCTTCACCCACGGAGGGCGGACCCCAACCGGTATCGACGCAGTCGATTATGCGCGCGAGGTGGTTGCCCTGGGCGCGGGCGAGATCCTGCTCACCTCGATGGACCGGGACGGTACGAAGGCAGGCTTCGACATTCCGTTGACGCGGACGATCGCGGACGCGGTTACCGTTCCCGTGATCGCAAGCGGCGGGGTCGGCACGCTCGACCATCTCGTGGAGGGCGTGCTCGAGGGACATGCGAGCGCGGTGCTCGCGGCCTCCATCTTCCACTTCGGCACCTACACGATTGCCGAGGCGAAGGCCCACATGGCCGCCGCTGGGGTTCCGGTACGCCTTTTGTGA